The following proteins are co-located in the Bacillus pumilus genome:
- a CDS encoding DUF456 domain-containing protein, with translation MDVLYWILIGCAFIIAFVGLVYPIIPSVVFMVLGFILYGFFFTFEPLTLTFWLIQAMFTAVLFAADYVSNLIGVKRFGGSRAAIWGSTIGLLIGPFVIPIAGIIIGPFIGSVIAELLVHQKDMKTSVKVGLGSLIGFVSGVFAKGLIQALMLGIFLFYVLR, from the coding sequence TTGGACGTGCTGTATTGGATTCTGATTGGCTGTGCATTTATCATTGCGTTTGTTGGACTTGTCTATCCAATTATTCCTAGTGTTGTTTTTATGGTTCTTGGATTTATTCTATATGGTTTCTTTTTCACCTTCGAGCCGCTTACGCTGACGTTTTGGCTCATTCAAGCCATGTTTACAGCCGTATTATTTGCGGCAGATTATGTCTCAAACCTCATTGGAGTGAAGCGTTTTGGCGGCAGCCGGGCAGCCATTTGGGGAAGCACCATTGGGTTATTAATCGGTCCTTTTGTCATTCCCATTGCAGGCATTATCATTGGTCCATTTATAGGAAGTGTCATTGCAGAGCTTCTCGTTCATCAAAAAGATATGAAGACAAGTGTGAAAGTAGGGTTAGGCTCATTAATTGGGTTTGTATCGGGTGTGTTTGCCAAAGGATTGATTCAAGCACTGATGCTTGGAATCTTTTTATTTTATGTGCTTCGCTAA
- a CDS encoding DUF1189 domain-containing protein, with translation MNVFSLLLKGIYSPKDVARARFTGIGKAILFIFILSIIAAVPQGYHMSQDISNAMSGFQHVIKKDLPDFSIEKGTLQADQSAPIEKEENGITIIFDPAEKIKTSELETKQTAIALLKEKAVIAIDGQMTDIPYQLLGGTLTKDELARVINQNQAIIIPVICVLLYLSTAALMFISATFLAMLGTFIKRMQQKELSFQMLWKLSAYSLTLTTVFFAIMSALNTPVANSFLLNWVINFIFLYLVVKEIPAKNKPLVKSK, from the coding sequence TTGAACGTATTTAGTCTATTATTAAAAGGAATTTACTCACCAAAAGATGTTGCCAGAGCACGGTTTACAGGGATTGGAAAAGCGATTTTGTTCATTTTTATCCTTTCGATCATCGCAGCTGTTCCTCAGGGTTATCATATGAGTCAGGATATTTCGAATGCGATGTCAGGATTTCAGCATGTGATCAAAAAGGATTTACCCGACTTTTCAATCGAAAAAGGAACGCTTCAAGCTGATCAAAGTGCACCGATAGAGAAAGAAGAGAACGGCATCACGATCATCTTTGACCCTGCTGAAAAAATAAAAACAAGTGAGCTTGAAACAAAACAAACGGCTATTGCTTTATTAAAAGAAAAAGCAGTGATTGCCATTGATGGACAAATGACAGATATCCCATACCAGCTCCTTGGCGGGACGCTCACAAAAGATGAACTCGCTCGCGTCATAAACCAGAATCAAGCGATCATTATCCCAGTCATTTGTGTGCTGCTGTATCTATCAACTGCGGCTCTCATGTTCATCAGCGCGACATTCCTTGCAATGCTTGGTACATTTATTAAACGGATGCAGCAAAAAGAGCTTTCCTTCCAAATGCTGTGGAAGCTCTCAGCCTATTCACTCACGTTAACGACGGTCTTTTTCGCCATTATGAGTGCGTTAAACACCCCAGTTGCAAACTCATTTTTATTAAATTGGGTCATTAACTTCATCTTCTTATATCTTGTCGTCAAAGAGATACCCGCTAAAAATAAACCACTTGTCAAAAGTAAATGA
- a CDS encoding GNAT family N-acetyltransferase produces MKKIGQHIYVRTLTENDAESLLTLELENRAYFQQFTPLVKDDFFGLSRQIERIQRSMQRCAQDEAYMHGIFLNETDALVGTISLSSVERGPIEGAMLGYVLDQNQGGKGYMTEAIRLIIDYAFYELHLHRIEAGVKPDNIGSIRVLEKTGFENEGLNRKKVKINGVWEDHYLFAIIHPDEA; encoded by the coding sequence ATGAAGAAAATAGGTCAGCATATATATGTGAGAACGCTAACAGAAAATGATGCAGAATCACTATTAACACTTGAACTCGAAAATCGCGCATATTTTCAGCAATTTACACCTTTGGTCAAAGATGATTTTTTCGGGTTATCTCGTCAAATTGAACGGATTCAGCGCAGTATGCAACGATGTGCACAAGATGAAGCTTACATGCATGGTATTTTCTTAAATGAAACAGATGCCTTAGTCGGAACGATCTCACTAAGTTCTGTCGAAAGAGGACCTATTGAAGGGGCCATGCTTGGATATGTTCTCGATCAAAATCAAGGCGGGAAGGGATATATGACAGAGGCCATTCGTTTGATCATTGATTATGCCTTTTATGAACTGCACCTCCATCGTATTGAGGCTGGAGTAAAGCCGGATAACATTGGTTCCATTCGTGTGCTTGAAAAGACAGGTTTTGAAAATGAGGGACTCAATCGTAAAAAAGTAAAGATTAATGGCGTGTGGGAGGATCACTATTTGTTTGCGATCATCCATCCAGATGAGGCATAG
- the ispG gene encoding flavodoxin-dependent (E)-4-hydroxy-3-methylbut-2-enyl-diphosphate synthase — MSEVTHRTKTRPVKVGPLTIGGNNEVVIQSMATTKTHDVEATVAEIKRLEEAGCQIVRVACPDERAANAIADIKKQINIPLVVDIHFDYKLALKAIEAGADKIRINPGNIGRREKVEAVVKAAKEKGIPIRIGVNAGSLEKKILDKYGYPTADGMVESALHHIKILEDLDFHDIIVSMKASDVNLAIEAYEKAAKAFDYPLHLGITESGTLFAGTVKSAAGLGAILNMGIGNTLRISLSADPVEEVKVARELLKSFGLASNAATLISCPTCGRIEIDLISIANEVEEYISTIKAPIKVAVLGCAVNGPGEAREADIGIAGARGEGLLFRKGEIVRKVPEETMVEELKKEIDKIAEEHYAKMEAEKEKQANA, encoded by the coding sequence GTGAGTGAAGTCACACATCGTACTAAAACGCGTCCCGTCAAAGTGGGACCTTTAACTATAGGTGGAAATAATGAGGTTGTCATTCAAAGTATGGCAACAACCAAAACACATGATGTCGAAGCGACAGTAGCTGAAATTAAACGTTTAGAAGAAGCAGGCTGTCAAATCGTGCGTGTCGCATGCCCTGATGAGCGTGCAGCAAATGCGATTGCGGATATTAAAAAACAAATTAACATCCCGCTTGTTGTCGATATACATTTTGACTACAAACTTGCACTGAAAGCCATTGAAGCAGGTGCAGACAAAATCCGCATCAACCCAGGAAACATCGGCAGACGAGAAAAAGTCGAAGCTGTTGTGAAAGCAGCAAAAGAAAAAGGCATTCCAATCCGTATTGGGGTAAACGCCGGTTCATTAGAGAAAAAAATTCTTGATAAATACGGCTACCCAACAGCAGATGGCATGGTCGAAAGTGCACTGCATCACATTAAAATTCTAGAAGACCTAGACTTTCATGACATTATTGTCAGTATGAAAGCATCTGATGTTAACCTTGCAATTGAGGCGTACGAAAAAGCGGCAAAAGCCTTTGATTATCCTCTTCACCTTGGGATTACAGAATCAGGTACGTTATTTGCAGGTACAGTCAAAAGTGCAGCTGGACTTGGCGCTATCTTGAATATGGGGATTGGTAACACACTCCGCATCTCATTAAGTGCTGACCCAGTTGAAGAAGTAAAAGTAGCACGTGAATTGTTGAAATCATTTGGTCTTGCATCAAATGCAGCAACACTGATCTCCTGCCCAACTTGTGGCCGAATTGAAATTGATCTCATTAGCATTGCAAATGAAGTCGAAGAATATATTTCTACAATTAAAGCACCGATTAAAGTGGCTGTTCTCGGCTGCGCTGTAAACGGTCCAGGTGAAGCACGTGAGGCTGACATCGGAATCGCAGGCGCTAGAGGCGAAGGCCTATTGTTCCGTAAAGGTGAAATTGTGCGTAAAGTACCAGAAGAAACAATGGTCGAAGAGCTGAAAAAAGAAATCGATAAAATCGCTGAAGAACACTATGCGAAAATGGAAGCTGAAAAAGAAAAACAAGCGAACGCATAG
- a CDS encoding DUF308 domain-containing protein has product MERDEDFRRNDREIDTHFSNDDGYLEETAAEIAEPYQASRDREDRRERDHVGDDSGSKGIGYTALAIAIISLFVLPVLLGVAAIVVGYIARRKGAHALGAWSIGIGIVSVILGIFITPFF; this is encoded by the coding sequence ATGGAAAGAGACGAGGATTTCAGAAGAAATGATCGTGAAATCGACACACACTTTAGTAATGATGATGGCTATTTAGAGGAAACAGCTGCTGAAATAGCAGAGCCATATCAGGCATCAAGAGATCGAGAAGACAGACGAGAACGTGACCATGTAGGTGACGATTCAGGCAGTAAGGGGATAGGCTATACAGCACTCGCGATTGCGATTATCTCATTATTTGTCTTGCCGGTGCTATTAGGGGTAGCGGCAATCGTCGTTGGTTATATTGCAAGAAGAAAAGGAGCACATGCGCTTGGCGCGTGGTCAATCGGGATCGGAATTGTTTCCGTCATCCTTGGCATATTTATCACCCCGTTCTTTTAA
- a CDS encoding 5' nucleotidase, NT5C type, protein MLRLGIDIDGTVTAQDTFVPYLNESFQCAITLDDMTEYDLTKLLKISNEEFWGWMDQHEPLIYKQAKPAEGAKEILDQMKHHHKLIYITARRQHHTDVTYTWFQENHVHYDDIELVGGHHKLEAVQKHKIDVFFEDHHGNATMIAKEADIPVILFNSPYNQMPIDDRIIRVNNWKEASQWIKQYEQRLQTAY, encoded by the coding sequence ATGTTACGTTTAGGAATTGATATTGATGGCACAGTGACGGCGCAGGACACCTTTGTTCCCTACTTAAATGAGTCGTTTCAATGTGCCATTACACTAGATGATATGACAGAATATGATTTGACGAAGCTCTTAAAGATTTCAAATGAAGAATTTTGGGGCTGGATGGATCAGCATGAGCCTCTTATTTATAAACAGGCGAAGCCTGCTGAGGGTGCAAAAGAGATCCTCGATCAAATGAAACATCACCACAAACTGATTTATATCACAGCAAGAAGGCAGCATCACACAGATGTCACCTACACGTGGTTTCAAGAAAATCACGTGCACTATGATGACATTGAGCTAGTTGGCGGTCATCACAAGCTGGAAGCTGTTCAAAAGCACAAGATTGATGTGTTTTTCGAGGATCATCATGGCAATGCCACAATGATTGCAAAAGAGGCTGACATTCCGGTCATTCTTTTTAACTCACCTTATAATCAAATGCCAATTGACGATAGAATCATTCGCGTCAATAACTGGAAAGAAGCGTCTCAATGGATTAAACAATACGAACAGCGTCTGCAAACTGCTTATTAA
- a CDS encoding ROK family protein → MAYYVVFDAGGTRTKHGLMDEDGELITGGDYETNCWQLEPFLEAMEDVVKQYKKARDVSGIAISLPGFVDSQTGFTEFAGAIIALNGQNVKTLLEEKTSLRVEVENDANCAALAEKYSGHAIDCDSFICMTIGTGVGGGIFAGGQLVRGAFFRGGEFGMMLTETESGQFTTLNSSASTAGLIRSYKEKQGISQSKQIDGQAIFDKAKHDPSIEKLVDQWYKRIAIGIYNVATVLNPEKILIGGGVSARPDLIPSIEKHLHTLHAWKNIQVKLEACYYLNQAGMKGALYHFLMKEGHLDTLH, encoded by the coding sequence GTGGCATATTATGTCGTGTTCGATGCAGGCGGAACGAGAACAAAACATGGTTTAATGGATGAGGATGGGGAGCTGATCACTGGCGGTGACTATGAAACGAATTGCTGGCAGCTTGAACCGTTTTTAGAGGCAATGGAGGACGTGGTCAAGCAATATAAAAAGGCTCGAGATGTCAGCGGAATCGCCATCAGTCTTCCAGGGTTTGTGGACAGTCAAACGGGTTTTACGGAATTTGCAGGAGCAATCATTGCCTTAAATGGTCAAAATGTAAAAACGCTCTTAGAAGAAAAAACATCTCTTCGTGTCGAAGTGGAAAATGATGCGAACTGCGCAGCCCTGGCAGAAAAATATAGTGGTCATGCGATAGATTGTGACAGCTTTATTTGTATGACGATTGGTACAGGTGTTGGCGGCGGTATTTTTGCTGGAGGTCAGCTTGTTCGCGGGGCCTTCTTTCGCGGCGGTGAATTTGGCATGATGCTGACAGAAACAGAAAGCGGCCAGTTTACGACACTCAACAGCAGTGCTTCAACGGCTGGATTAATTCGAAGCTATAAAGAAAAGCAAGGAATTTCGCAAAGTAAACAAATAGACGGTCAAGCGATATTTGATAAGGCAAAGCATGATCCGTCTATTGAGAAGCTGGTGGATCAGTGGTACAAACGAATAGCCATTGGTATTTACAATGTAGCAACTGTCCTCAATCCAGAGAAAATTCTCATTGGCGGCGGGGTGAGTGCAAGGCCGGATTTGATTCCAAGCATTGAGAAACATTTACATACACTGCATGCCTGGAAGAACATTCAGGTGAAGCTGGAAGCATGCTACTATTTGAATCAGGCTGGCATGAAGGGGGCACTGTACCATTTTTTAATGAAAGAAGGACATCTTGATACACTACATTAA
- a CDS encoding Fur family transcriptional regulator — MNVQEALDLLKEKGYKYTSKREDMLQLFSDSDKYLTAKNVLTSLSEDYPGLSFDTIYRNLSLYEDLGILETTELSGEKLFRFKCSFSHHHHHFICLACGKTKEIDACPMDKLEADLENYHISGHKFEIYGTCPSCEPKEVHS, encoded by the coding sequence ATGAACGTACAAGAAGCGCTTGATTTATTAAAGGAAAAAGGCTACAAATATACAAGCAAACGTGAAGATATGCTTCAATTGTTTTCTGATTCTGACAAATACCTAACAGCTAAAAATGTGTTAACGTCATTAAGTGAAGACTACCCGGGTCTTAGCTTCGATACGATTTATCGAAACCTTTCCTTATATGAAGACCTTGGGATATTAGAGACAACGGAATTGTCAGGGGAGAAGCTATTCCGTTTTAAATGTTCATTTTCCCATCATCATCACCACTTTATTTGTCTTGCATGCGGTAAAACAAAGGAGATCGATGCGTGTCCTATGGACAAGCTTGAAGCCGATCTAGAGAATTATCACATTAGCGGACATAAATTTGAAATATACGGTACGTGTCCTTCCTGCGAACCGAAGGAAGTTCACTCGTAA
- a CDS encoding metal ABC transporter permease, with protein MLFPFFHYEFLQNAFIAGMLIGFIAPLLGVFIVVRRLSLIADALSHVSLAGIAASLFLDKKFGLLTGVSPLYLGMAFSVAGSLFIERLRSVYKHYQELAIPIILSGGIGISVIFISLANGFNTDLFSYLFGSVSAVSRLDLWIIVGISLVVVLVVVLLYKELFLLSFDEEHAKASGISAKWIHFIFILVVALVIAASMRIVGTLLVSALMTLPVAASIRIAKGFKQAIFLSILFGELSVMIGLILSYYLDLAPGGTIVMLSILILIGCISIGKFRRGNHHERTRSA; from the coding sequence ATGCTATTTCCATTTTTTCATTATGAATTTTTACAAAATGCATTTATTGCAGGAATGCTGATCGGTTTTATTGCGCCCTTACTTGGTGTATTTATTGTCGTGAGAAGGCTTTCACTTATTGCAGATGCCCTCAGTCACGTGTCACTTGCGGGGATTGCAGCGAGTCTATTCCTTGATAAAAAGTTTGGACTGCTGACAGGGGTTAGCCCGCTGTACTTAGGGATGGCTTTTTCTGTCGCCGGCTCATTGTTTATTGAACGTCTGCGATCTGTATATAAGCATTATCAGGAACTGGCGATTCCAATTATCTTATCAGGTGGTATTGGGATTTCTGTCATTTTCATTTCACTAGCGAATGGCTTTAATACAGATTTGTTTAGTTATCTGTTCGGAAGTGTCAGTGCGGTTTCGAGACTGGATCTTTGGATTATTGTTGGGATCTCACTCGTTGTTGTGTTAGTTGTTGTGCTTTTATATAAAGAATTGTTTTTGCTTTCTTTTGATGAAGAGCATGCAAAGGCTTCTGGTATTTCAGCAAAATGGATTCATTTTATTTTTATCTTAGTCGTTGCACTCGTCATTGCGGCATCGATGCGTATCGTAGGTACACTGCTTGTGTCCGCGCTCATGACGCTGCCTGTTGCGGCAAGTATTCGGATTGCCAAAGGGTTTAAACAGGCGATTTTCCTTTCGATCTTGTTCGGTGAATTGTCTGTCATGATCGGATTGATCTTAAGCTATTATCTTGATTTAGCGCCGGGCGGAACCATTGTGATGCTGTCCATTTTGATTTTAATCGGATGTATTAGTATTGGAAAATTCAGAAGGGGGAATCATCATGAACGTACAAGAAGCGCTTGA
- a CDS encoding metal ABC transporter ATP-binding protein codes for MAKPIIEMKDISYSYGQRNVIDHIHLTVEEGNFLALVGPNGSGKTTLLKCLLGLIKPQQGELKLFGTPVSKFRDWDQIGFVSQKANSFNTGFPASVYEVVASGLTAKIGLFKRMSKQDKWQVEDAIRSVGIQDLKHQNIGELSGGQQQRAFIARALVSQPKLLILDEPTVGVDQRTVEGFYQLLETLNKEKGMSLILVTHDVGTVSDKVTHVACLNQSLHFHGDAETFDSMDDQALSQFYGHDIQVIHHDHHHHGGHE; via the coding sequence ATGGCAAAGCCGATTATTGAAATGAAAGACATTTCGTACTCGTATGGACAGCGAAATGTCATTGATCACATTCATTTAACAGTAGAGGAAGGGAATTTTCTGGCACTCGTTGGACCGAATGGATCTGGTAAAACAACCTTATTAAAATGCCTGCTTGGGCTCATTAAACCGCAGCAAGGTGAATTAAAGCTATTTGGCACGCCTGTTTCGAAATTTAGAGACTGGGATCAAATTGGATTTGTTTCACAAAAGGCGAATAGTTTTAATACTGGTTTCCCTGCTTCTGTGTACGAGGTCGTCGCAAGTGGATTGACGGCGAAAATTGGTTTATTCAAACGAATGAGTAAGCAGGATAAATGGCAAGTTGAAGATGCCATTCGCTCAGTTGGCATACAAGATTTAAAGCACCAAAACATTGGAGAGCTTTCAGGCGGTCAGCAGCAGCGTGCATTTATTGCCCGTGCGCTCGTCAGTCAGCCAAAGCTGCTCATTTTAGATGAACCGACTGTTGGAGTGGATCAACGAACAGTAGAAGGCTTTTATCAGCTGTTAGAAACATTGAACAAAGAAAAAGGAATGTCTTTAATTCTCGTCACACATGACGTTGGAACCGTCTCTGATAAAGTCACCCATGTGGCTTGCTTAAATCAGAGCCTTCATTTCCATGGAGATGCGGAGACGTTTGATTCAATGGATGATCAGGCGTTATCTCAATTTTACGGACATGACATTCAAGTAATTCATCACGACCATCACCATCATGGGGGACATGAATAA
- a CDS encoding YitT family protein, which yields MANSKQHRKESVPHFIMRIFLILVGAACAAVSIELFLVPNNIIDGGIIGISLILDYLFTDNPFINFATIVVILNIPFMISGYKHIGKTFLISTVIGIVSLAVIESSLHHVEAFTNQPILATVFGGLLLGFGVGLVIRNGGSMDGTEILGILLTKKIPFSVGEFVMIVNVFIFIWAGFVFGPEQAMYSVMTYYLAMKTIDAVIQGLDETKAVIIVSDYYDEISDAILHRLGRGTTKLRGKGGYTDEEKDVIYAVVTRLEITKLKSIVFEIDGQAFITIMDTHETKGGKFKTAIH from the coding sequence ATGGCAAATAGTAAACAGCATAGAAAGGAATCAGTGCCTCATTTTATTATGAGAATTTTTCTGATTCTAGTAGGAGCTGCATGTGCAGCAGTCAGCATTGAATTATTTTTAGTGCCAAACAATATTATTGATGGAGGCATCATCGGCATTTCGCTTATTTTGGATTATCTCTTTACAGATAACCCATTTATTAATTTTGCGACGATTGTTGTCATTTTGAATATTCCATTTATGATATCAGGATACAAACATATTGGGAAAACCTTTCTCATTTCCACTGTGATTGGGATTGTCAGCTTAGCCGTGATTGAATCTTCACTCCATCATGTAGAGGCATTTACAAATCAGCCGATCTTAGCCACTGTATTTGGAGGACTGTTACTAGGATTTGGCGTTGGACTCGTCATTCGGAATGGAGGCTCAATGGACGGAACAGAGATCTTAGGAATTCTTCTGACGAAAAAAATTCCTTTCTCCGTCGGTGAGTTTGTCATGATCGTCAATGTGTTCATTTTTATTTGGGCAGGCTTTGTCTTCGGACCAGAGCAGGCTATGTATTCTGTCATGACATATTATTTGGCAATGAAAACAATTGATGCTGTCATTCAAGGACTTGATGAAACAAAAGCTGTCATTATCGTGTCGGATTATTATGATGAAATTTCAGATGCAATTCTTCATCGTCTTGGCAGGGGAACGACAAAGCTTAGAGGAAAAGGCGGCTATACAGATGAAGAGAAAGATGTCATCTATGCCGTTGTCACAAGGCTTGAAATTACAAAGCTGAAATCCATTGTGTTTGAAATTGATGGTCAAGCATTTATTACGATTATGGATACACATGAAACAAAAGGCGGTAAGTTTAAAACAGCCATTCATTAG
- a CDS encoding DUF2624 domain-containing protein, whose amino-acid sequence MILIQKIVLQRLNQITANDLLRYAKQYGVSLTSTQAAEVAKLMNGKNVNIFNDAERSRLLKQVEAITSKQTAQTVNDLFNQFTN is encoded by the coding sequence TTGATCTTAATTCAAAAAATTGTGCTGCAACGGCTCAACCAGATCACAGCAAATGATTTGTTAAGGTATGCGAAACAGTATGGGGTTAGCTTAACATCAACTCAGGCTGCTGAAGTCGCCAAACTCATGAATGGGAAGAACGTCAATATTTTTAATGATGCAGAGCGCAGTCGGCTTCTTAAGCAAGTGGAAGCGATTACTTCTAAACAAACAGCACAGACTGTCAATGATCTGTTTAACCAATTTACAAATTAG
- a CDS encoding deoxyribonuclease IV has translation MLKIGSHVSMSGKHMLLAASQEAASYGSNTFMIYTGAPQNTRRKKIEDLNIEAGQAHMKEHGMTDIVVHAPYIINIGNTVNPATFELGVDFLRSEIERTEALGAKQIVLHPGAHVGAGAEAGIQKIIEGLNEVIVKGQEVQIALETMAGKGSECGRSFEELAQIIDGVTHNEALSVCFDTCHTHDAGYPIVSDFDGVLEDFDRIVGIDRIKVLHINDSKNVQGARKDRHENIGFGEIGFDALNYIVHHPQLQDVPKILETPYVGEDKKNKKPPYKFEIEMLKEKQFDEGLREKIMGQ, from the coding sequence TTGTTGAAGATTGGATCACATGTATCCATGAGCGGAAAACATATGCTTCTTGCAGCGAGTCAAGAAGCTGCCTCTTATGGTTCGAATACTTTTATGATTTATACAGGTGCACCACAAAATACACGCCGTAAAAAAATTGAAGACCTTAATATTGAAGCTGGACAAGCGCATATGAAAGAGCATGGCATGACAGATATCGTCGTTCATGCACCGTATATTATCAATATTGGAAACACAGTGAATCCAGCGACATTCGAGCTTGGAGTGGACTTCCTTCGCTCAGAAATAGAGCGTACGGAAGCACTTGGCGCAAAACAAATTGTTCTCCATCCAGGTGCGCATGTCGGAGCAGGGGCAGAAGCGGGAATTCAAAAAATCATCGAAGGTTTAAACGAAGTCATTGTGAAAGGGCAAGAGGTCCAAATCGCACTTGAAACAATGGCAGGCAAGGGCTCAGAGTGCGGAAGAAGCTTTGAAGAGCTTGCCCAAATTATCGACGGTGTGACACATAACGAAGCACTTTCTGTCTGCTTTGATACGTGTCACACGCACGATGCTGGTTACCCGATTGTGAGTGACTTTGACGGTGTGCTGGAAGATTTTGATCGAATCGTCGGTATTGACCGAATCAAAGTTCTTCATATTAATGACAGTAAAAACGTACAAGGCGCAAGAAAAGACCGACATGAAAATATCGGTTTTGGTGAAATTGGCTTCGATGCATTGAACTATATCGTGCATCATCCGCAGCTTCAAGATGTGCCGAAAATTCTAGAAACGCCTTATGTAGGTGAAGATAAAAAGAACAAAAAGCCACCTTACAAATTCGAAATTGAGATGCTGAAAGAAAAGCAGTTTGATGAAGGCTTACGAGAAAAAATTATGGGTCAGTAA
- a CDS encoding DEAD/DEAH box helicase: MKETKFTTYELKPFIIDAIHELGFYEPTDIQRRIIPAVLKGESVIGQSQTGTGKTHAYLLPLIHSIDPGKEQVQVVITAPTRELANQIFKEAQTILKNTSPEEEIKAKLYIGGTDKQKSIQKLKNQPHLVVGTPGRIADLIHEQALNVYKATSLVIDEADLMLDMGFLEDVDRIGAQMPEKLQMLVFSATIPEKLKPFLKKYMDNPKYAHVEPRRITAENIQHILVPSKQRDKLKLLHEMVTNVQPYLGIIFANTKSTVDEIASFLQEKGMKIGVLHGGLTPRERKKVMKQIDDLEFTYIVASDLAARGIDIKGVSHVINYELPSDLDFYVHRVGRTARAGSSGIAMTIYDLADEDALVQIEKMGVVFENKTIVHGEWRDADDRLKRQRRKKAPNEIEEKAKRLVKKPKAVKPGYKKKMTREMDKIKKQERRKSKRNGK, translated from the coding sequence ATGAAAGAAACGAAATTTACGACATATGAATTAAAGCCTTTTATTATAGATGCTATTCATGAACTGGGCTTTTATGAGCCAACTGATATTCAAAGAAGAATCATCCCTGCTGTTTTAAAAGGAGAAAGCGTCATTGGTCAATCACAAACAGGAACAGGAAAAACCCATGCGTACTTATTGCCGCTTATTCATTCAATCGATCCAGGCAAAGAGCAAGTACAAGTGGTGATTACTGCACCAACACGAGAATTAGCCAATCAAATTTTCAAAGAAGCCCAAACGATCTTAAAGAATACTTCTCCGGAAGAAGAAATTAAAGCAAAGCTTTACATTGGCGGAACGGACAAGCAGAAATCCATTCAAAAGCTAAAGAACCAGCCGCATTTGGTTGTCGGCACTCCTGGACGTATTGCTGATCTTATTCATGAGCAAGCGCTGAATGTATACAAAGCGACTTCTCTTGTTATTGATGAAGCGGATTTAATGCTGGATATGGGATTTTTAGAAGATGTGGACCGTATTGGTGCACAAATGCCAGAAAAGCTGCAAATGCTTGTGTTCTCAGCAACCATTCCGGAAAAATTAAAGCCTTTCCTTAAAAAATATATGGACAATCCAAAGTATGCCCATGTTGAACCAAGACGTATTACCGCTGAAAACATTCAGCATATTTTAGTCCCGTCTAAACAACGTGACAAATTAAAATTGCTGCATGAGATGGTGACAAATGTACAGCCTTATTTAGGAATCATTTTTGCCAATACAAAATCAACCGTTGATGAAATTGCTTCATTCCTTCAAGAAAAAGGAATGAAAATTGGTGTGCTTCATGGCGGATTAACGCCGCGCGAACGTAAAAAAGTCATGAAACAAATTGATGATTTGGAGTTCACCTATATTGTGGCGTCTGATCTTGCAGCCCGCGGAATTGATATTAAGGGCGTCAGCCACGTGATCAACTATGAACTTCCATCTGATCTTGATTTCTATGTTCACCGTGTTGGAAGAACAGCTCGAGCTGGTTCCTCTGGAATTGCGATGACCATTTATGATCTCGCTGATGAGGATGCACTTGTTCAGATTGAGAAAATGGGTGTTGTGTTTGAGAACAAAACCATTGTTCATGGAGAATGGCGAGATGCGGATGACCGTCTGAAGCGTCAAAGACGTAAAAAAGCACCAAATGAAATTGAAGAAAAAGCGAAGCGTCTTGTGAAAAAACCGAAAGCCGTCAAACCTGGATATAAAAAGAAAATGACACGTGAGATGGATAAAATCAAAAAGCAGGAACGTAGAAAGTCAAAGCGTAACGGAAAGTAG